A stretch of Mya arenaria isolate MELC-2E11 chromosome 14, ASM2691426v1 DNA encodes these proteins:
- the LOC128216948 gene encoding uncharacterized protein LOC128216948, translating into MDYSREDCYYLLQAPDGYLVEMTVSMVTFGTKTCSDERIIVRDGVGSHAQSLLEICSEHAEGAKNEVRRGRNLFIEYTNKAGGEGARFQLAYTVVVDNFAQSQSPVGGDNECSGRLLNSDGDFEFTYTTPEIQDKTLCVPSYTVTIRHDHRCERESQCEINQCDNGGTCVKKWSYRNLSLYGGILGGVLQRGRAFCW; encoded by the exons ATGGATTACAGTAGGGAAGACTGTTACTATCTTCTCCAG GCCCCTGATGGTTACCTAGTGGAGATGACAGTAAGCATGGTGACGTTCGGGACTAAAACGTGTAGTGATGAGCGGATCATAGTCCGGGACGGCGTAGGCTCCC ACGCTCAGTCTCTGTTGGAGATATGTAGCGAGCACGCCGAGGGTGCCAAAAACGAGGTTCGGCGGGGCAGGAACCTGTTCATTGAATACACGAATAAAGCCGGAGGTGAGGGAGCTCGGTTCCAGCTAGCCTACACAGTGGTTGTGGACAACTTTGCCCAGTCACAGTCACCTGTCGGCGGCGACAACG AATGCAGCGGTCGGCTTCTTAACTCTGACGGGGACTTTGAATTCACGTATACAACCCCGGAAATACAGGACAAGACGCTATGTGTGCCATCCTACACGGTCACTATCAGACACGACCACAG ATGCGAAAGAGAGTCACAGTGTGAGATAAACCAATGTGACAATGGTGGAACGTGTGTGAAAAAATGGTCATACAGAAACCTGTCACTGTATGGAGGGATACTCGGGGGAGTTTTGCAGAGAGGAAGGG CCTTCTGTTGGTAA